The window CACAGCATGCATTTTGGCAATGCAAGAGTCAAGAGTTCAAGTTTTCCTTGATTTGTCGCCTGTCTGAGGTGGCAACTCCCTGCTTCACCCCCTCTCCGTGGATTCAAACTGGACTATGGTCACCAACAGATCTGCCAGtgagactgtttgtgtgtgtgtgtgtgtgtgtgtgtgtgtgtgtgtgtgtgtgtgtgtgtgtgtgtgtgtgtgtgtacgcgcatgttttaatattttaattggGCATCAAGTGTGAAGGAGCAGGAATGacaattagcacctctaagtcatGGTCCTCAGTTGGAAAAGGGTAGAGTGCCCactcttggggtcttgttcatgagtgaggggagaggtGAATTGACAGGCAGTTTGGGGATGCggttgcagtgatgcagatgctggaCCGGTAAAGAGTGCTGTGCGTAAatgcaaagctgtcaatttactggtcgatctaagTCCCCAGCCTCACCTATGGTCAAAAGCTCACAAATTTAGGCATGACTAGGATGGCTcatgggtgaggtgttccaggcatgtcctactgggaggagaccccaaGGTaaacccaggacatgctggagagattatctctCTGCTgacctgggaatgcctcggtgttcccctgggtgagctagaggaggtggctggggagaggaaggtctgggcttctcttctTGGCCTGCTGCCCCTGcacctggccctggataagtggaagaagatggatggatgcattttAATTGGGAGGAATCAGATGGATATTGTTTTTTGATTCTTGTGTTCTCAACCATCATGTTGCTGCTGCTAGtctgaaataattatttttctgtgggcaaggtttttgtatttttgttttttttggaacattAAAAAACGGCAGCTTTTTCCTCCATATTGTATAAATGGAACACATATAAACAGAGAACAGGAATAAAGGGCTCTGTGCCGGGGTCAGCTCGTCAGCAAAtgtttgaagaagaaaaaaacgaAATACCATCTGGCCCACTGGTCTTAATAGAGTGCAACTTCTTTAAAAACCTTAGCCACAATACTTGGATCATAtcctattcttttttttttttttttttttttagttgttgtATCACATAGCGGAGCCCCTATTTGTGAACCAgttattttaatatgaaaatgtgCTTAATGACTATGTTGTCATTTTGCAACATATTCTGTTCCTTTTGTCACATCCCTGTCTTGCACTAATCTTTTAGCTTAATCACAGATTGGGAAATTCTTTTAACTTTATCGTTCTCTGTAtggatgatggcctattttactTATTCAAGAAATGCTTTCAAGATAAAGATGTCTTGAGACCTGaggagttacaaaaaaaaaatgtctggtaGTATAGAAGCTTATGGGAGACAATGTTCATTTAGCAAATTTTGGTTCCCATTAGAgtcaaaaaagataaaacagagTATATCTTAAGGGGGCCTACCTTGTGATTCTGTTActactgtgtgtatgtgcagcgTCCTTCGGTTTCACCATCAGATCCACGCCTCGCTTAGCAGACGTGGTTTCAAAAGCTCAAAATGGTAACATCAAAACAGTACCTTACTAACCAATGTGTGACATTGCCGTCCATCTTTAGTTAGTGTGAGGAATGTCCGAAAGCCTCTCTGCTTTGATTTGGTGTTGTGGTACCAGCTCTGAACTGACCTTAACTATACATAGCAATGCCTTAAAGTGAATACACAGGCATGTTGACGCCATCACGAGGATAAACCATaggcagtataaaagatgggtgTCGCTTCCAGAAAGCTTTGCAGTGCGTGCCTAAAGTGTATTGTTTACCATGGTTGCTTCGCTTGAAATTAGTCCTTAAGAAAGTTGATCTGAGGCTGACGCTCATGTTAAGTTTTTCAGGGTTTTTGAATTGGTTTTACTTTGATGTGCTGTCATTAAAAATTCAGTGACTGAATCGCTTCtcctaaattcagacaaaactaaGGTTGTTACATTTGGCCCCAAAATCTCAGAAACATGGTATCTAAACAGGCACTTACTCCAGATGGCATTACTGTGacttccagtaacactgtgaggactCTTGGCGTCAGGATATGTCTTtcaacacacacattaaacacatatgtaggactgctttctttcatctgcTCAGCACCATCTTGAGATGATGTCACCtctgcttttgatactgttgatcacaGTATGATGATAAACAGGCTTAGGGACTTCTTTGGGATTActggtgttgtttttaaaattgtttgtgTCATATTTATGAGAGATCTTTTACTCTTTATATCAATCAAGTGGTGTTTGGAATAATAATCTTGCCTTGTGGGGTACCTCAGGGATATGTTTTGGGTCCAATTCTCTTTTTGCTTTATTCCTTCTTGGCCAAATTATTAGACATTACAATAATATTTCTTATCATCTCaatgctgatgacattcagttATACTGTTCTTTCAGAGCCTCTGATTTTTATAAATTGTCTAGTTTAAGTAAAGTATGGTTAAATGACAATTTCCTCCAGTTAAATACTGATAAAACTGAAACTTTGATTGTTGCTCCTGACTATATGATTTCAGACATTGGGAGACATCTTCAGCTTCTCAACCTCTTCTGTTCAATCAAGCCTCAGAAATTTGGGTGTCATTTTGACAGTTCAGTGTCCCAAACAGCTGGCTCGGAATTGTTTATCATTTAAGGAATAATTTAAAAGTCAATTACTGGTGTCAAAGGCTGAActtgagatgattattgacGGCAATAAATCAGCTTTGACTCGCCTTCAGATTGTGCAGAATGCTGTGGCAAATCGTTTAACTGGCACCAATAGAAGATCTCATATCACTCCAGTTTTGGCTTTTCTTCATTGGTTGCCAGTAAATTttggatttcattttaaaattttatttgtaacttTTAGGGCCTTACATGGTCAAGCTCGCCAGGATATCTCTGACCTGCTGAAACCTCATTCTTCTTCTCGAGCTTTGAGATCATCAGGTCAAAGGTCGCTGTTTGCACCGCGCACTTGGTTCAAAACTCGTGGGGATCGGGCTTTTCAGACAGTGGCACCAAGGCTGTGGAATTCTCTTCCACTGTCTTTACACTGTACAGACTCCActgactcttttaaaaagcagctgaaaacacttttacacaaacaagcttttaattaacttgtTTTATGTTGTATTCTATTGCTTTATAttatgcttttattgtgaagcacttttttttttttttttgatctgtgaaaagtgctacataaatacatttttacttatCACTGAAATTACAAACATCCTGGCTCAGAGTGGCGCTAAAAAGCTCATTTGTGCACTTATTACTTcttggctgggctgttttattATCAGATTATTCTAAAAGTTCCTTTAAAAGCCTTCAtttaatccaaaatgctgcagtgagagcacTGATAGGGGTGGGAAATAAAGATGAGTGTTTCTTTCCCACCTTTGCTAATTGCTTTCTCATAAGGGCTTGCTTGATTGTTCGAATTTTGTCCTGAGTACTGTGTGGTCTTTACCTGAAGTGCCTTGAGgtaactgttgtgatttggtgctatataaatgaacctgaattgaatttaaagttATCTTAATGTGGTCTAACATGAATATTTGTACCAAATTTATTGTAAAACTATGAAATTCTTGCCAGGACATTTCCCTctgattcagtgttaattaACAGCTAGTATGATGGACAGTATTAACATCTGATATCTTTTCTATTTTCACCACAGAGAGAAACTCATAGCCGCAAACATGGCCAAAATGCCCAAGATGATAGCCGACTGGCGCAAAGAAAAGCGTGAAACCAAACAGAAGCTAAAGGAGGAGAAGGCTCGCCGTACAAAGTTGCTGGCTGAGGCCAGAGAGCGTTTTGGCTATGCAGTGGACCCCCGCAGCCCCAAGTTCTTGGAAATGGTTGCTGAAATCgaaaaggaagagaagaagaagaagaaactaatGAAGCGCAGGCTGAGGGAGGAACAGGCAACAGCCTCTGCTGCACCTCCTGCTGCCTCCTCGTAGTCTTGGACCGAGCCGTTTAAGACATAAATAACTGTGggtctgggtcagactgcattaGATAAGTTTGAAGATGTACTGTGTAACACAACTCAATGGAACAGTTAAAACCCACTTCAGTCCTTTTATTGTGTTGACTGACACCTGTAAGGATCTGAAGTTTAaactttttgttcatttttcaggATCGCTCCATTACAGAAAACCATCCCAGAAATAAATACAGTCTCTGCACAGATGGCGTGAGTGTGTTTAAAACATGACAGAGTGCTAAGATAAGTAATTTTCATGAATGCAGACATTCATAAGAACAATTTATttatacaaaaataattttatacatACTGTCAAGTTTTTGAAAAGTGCACACCCCGATCAAAGTATGTCTCAACACCGACATAAGATCCAGTCGAGCACTTCAGGACCGGTGAATGTGAACAGCAGTAGTCTGGCCTCTCCAGCGCTGCCGTGCTCATACGGTTTTCTGCTGCACCCATACAGAATGGGATGCTAAGACATTTTAGAACGATGTGTTTGTGCAGCTGGACGTGAAACGCTGGAACCATCTTAACTTCAAACGTGGCAACAGCAGCTTTCAACCCTGCGAGGTCCAAGTTGTCATTGATAAGTAACACCAACCCTAAACTTAACCCTGCTGTTGGaggaaaaataagaaatatggGGCCAGgtttaaatagtttttgatgtttttcagttaaaatgtgtatatatatatatatatatatatatatttttttttttttcccctaattgCTAACACTCAGAACCATTCTCAAAAGCCAAAAATCACATATTCTGATGGGTTTGGGGTACCTGGACCTCACAGGGATGATTACTGCATATTACACAGAGCTGTTTTagttcagtaaaataaattCATTACATTTCATTAAGTCTTAATTtattgcattaaatatttctagTGGCTTTGAATCACTTAAGATTTAGTGTATATCAgtgtaaacaataaaacattgtCTATAAAATAAACGGCTCCCATATATACAATCAAGTGTGTGTTAAACTGTGGAAGGTGGTGCATTTTAAGGTCCCTCAGCTGTGCTTCTCTGACAAGGATGAAAAATATTCTACAGATTATACCTTTGTCTAACTGTGGAGTGCATATAACCACATAAAAAGGTAAACCGGATCACAGCAATAGAATACCCAGTGTGCACTTGTGAGGGGAAATGGAGACTCCAGTGGGAGGAGCCTGTGCAGTCTTAGAGATGGGTGTCGTCATCCTCGCCGGGGTCAGCCTTGAGTTTGGCGAGAGCAGCGTGCACCCTGAACTGTGTACGAGACTCCATGGAGTAGTCTTTGTATCTGTGTCTGCAAATCAGAACAGGAGACACGGTAAGGCTGTGTCCTATAACACATTATAAACATGCATCCAACAGTAGCATATAAAATACATGGAAGCAGATGGATAATAATTGGGTGAAGTGTTTGTCATTGGCACTTTCAAAGGTGATTAGTCTTGAAGAACTGGAATCATTACTGCTTAATGGATAATACGTGCGCTTATAAAGGGGTAGAGCGACCTCTAGTGTTCCCTGCAGTGGCTGTACACCACGCAAccagaaaaacaactttttattttgcagtacAATCCTATTCAACAGACCTGAAATTAAGACAagttttaattataaatgtagAGGTGATATTggataagaaaattaaagaaatgcaTGGATGAAGCAAATattatatcaaaatatttacCAATACAGTGTTGATGGACAATGTAAGTAGAAGCTTACAGAAAAGGGAACATTTTAAAGCGGTGTCACATGAAGGTTCAGCCATTTACACTatgctgccaaaagtattcactcgtctgccttcacacacatatgaacttgagtcacatcccattcttaatccatagggtttaatatgatgttggcccaccctttgcagctgtaacagctgtagctcttctgggaaggatttccacaaggtttaggagtgttcatgggaattttttgaccattcttccagaagcacatttgtgaggtggAGAATTGGAGGAGAAGGCCTGGCTTACAGTCTCTGTAAAGGtattctatcaggttgaggtcaggactctgttcaggccagtcaagttcttctacaccacactggctcatccatgtctttatggacctgctttctgcactggtgtgcagtcatgttggaacaggaaggggccatccccaaactgctcAGCTGAcggcagaaagttggcgacttCTGctcactatgcacctcagcatccactgaccccactctgattTTAGGTGGTCTACcccttcatggctgagttgctgtcattcccactcactttcactttgttataatcccactaacaactgactgtggaatatttagtagtgaggaaatttcatgactggacttgttgcacaggtggcatcctatcatggtacaacactggaattcactgagctcctgagagcgacccattctttcgctgatgtttgtagaagcagtctgcatgcctagctgcttggtttatacacctgtggccatggaagtgacctgaattcaatgacttGGATGGACGAGTGAAttcttttggtaatatagtgcaTCTTAACACAGCATAACAAGTGGATAAATGGGATAAATGTCTGGCTTCGCTCTGTCCAGTTAACTTGGTACATTTTAGCAAATAACCTTTAGAAAACCTCATCTTCCTGATTTTACATTTTAGGTTTCTGTGAGCTTCACAAgaataatgattttatttacttttggaCACACGCAAGTTGTTTTGTCGTATTTAAATTTTTACACTATGCAAAGACAACCGGTCAAGATCCCCTGCTGAGTTCAAACTGAGCGTCAGAATGGGAAAGGAAGGTGGCTTGACTGACTTTGACTGACTGACATCATGTGctcaaactaaactgaaaaatgtgtgGCTATGTGAGACACAGTATGTGGGCTAGCTCAGTTGAAAGGCAGCGGAATAAGGTTCCAGCTTTCTGACAGTGCCACTAAAATGGTAGAAAACTAGTaacaaaaaaagtataaaagataAAGCTGCAGCCTGTGGACAATGAAGGCTTGCATACAGGAGTAACTTACTTGGCCTTGTGCAGTATCCTGATTGCGTCATCCCTTCTGCCTTGGTCTATGTAAAGCAGACTGAGCTCCACAAGACAGTTGGGCACCAAGTAGTGGTCAAACCTGATCTTCTTTTCACTGCAAAAACAGGAGagttaaatattaatatagcaTGAAAATACCAATGTGCCATCCCTAGGAATGCTATTTAAGCAGCTGGGTGTCGTGCTGCAGGTTGGCAACTAATCTGGTGAATAAACAAATGTCTGTCATGAGGACAGTCGGTGTAATTTAAGCATGAAATTGTTCTCGATTGCCACGCAAATGTTCACATTGTGACACAGTGAGATGAGAGTTTTATGGCTGCAAAGTAAACACGGCACTGAAAAAGCATCGAGTGAAGAGTTACCCCGAGACACTTTAAAAGACAGACTTGCAGAACCAAGCGCACACTAATGTGTGAAGCTTGTATCACAGGTTTTTGAACCCTCTCGTGACATATGATGTAGTAAAACTCTGGAGTATTAGATCCTCTTCTGGCTCCAAGTCAACAAAACACCAGTGTTGCCTAAAAATGCACTCTGATTTTCCCTTGCAGTGCAAAGACTGATATTCCTTTCTACACATGAGATTAatggattttaaataaattgcttTCACCGTAAGCAAGAAATAACTTGCACGTGTCTGAAATCAGCTTACCTGGAACACACTTTGTTAAAACACTCTTCAGCAGCCTGGAGGAGACCTTGATTCTTCAAACACAGACCCTTCAACATGTGGATCACACAGCGGTCATCCACTGTGTACTCATTTTCTGCAGAGGGTGGAGCAAACACTGTGAGCGAACATGAAAAATTCCCTGTTTCATGGTTTGGAAAATGGCAGCCATACCAGGAGTTTCCAGTAGAGTGCGCTCTGCCTCCACCAATGTCTGCATCATGCCTTCAGTTAGCTCTGGCCTCTTGCTGATCATACTGAAACCATTCCACATGTACATCATTTCCTGTAATGAAGCAGTTCATACTTTTACTCAAAAATAATAGGCATTATATGAGTTTGtgtttactttctttctcaagtCTCACCAGCACTGGTACAGGTAACCTGACCGGGCAGGCCGCCTTGTAGCGTCTCGCTTTACGGATTGCAAACTTCTCCGTTGGAGGAGACTTCCCTGCTATCTTCTGCTTTAAGGTGGGCACTTGTCTAAATATACAGAAGATAAACAAAGAGATAAACGCATGATTCACTTAGTAAgatctgactctttttttttggcattgtgAGAGGAGTGCaacaagctgaaaaaaaaagtgacttatTATTATAACACCGTGAAGTGAATTAAGAAATCTGTttgaatatatatacatatattagcAATAATTTGATCTAATGAATTTAAGTCacagtttcagttcagtttggtTTTCTTCATATTCTAGAGGGAAATAGCTGGCCCTTTAGCTGCCAAATGTACCACTGTGCTCATCCACACACAGTATAAAACAGGGGtgttcaactccaggcctcgagagccggtgtcctgcaggttttaaatgtgtccctgatccaacacacctgaatcaaatggctgaattacctcctcagtatacagtcaagttttccagagtcctgctaatgacttctatatttgactcaggtgtgttgaagcagagacacatctaaaacctgcaggacaccggccctcgaggcctggagttgaatagcCCTGGTATAAAACATGGAAGTAGCTTCTgggtcagaaaaatgaagccaatgtagaagctgcattctatctgaaggccaccaggtggcggtagctgtggttgcaaaaagacttccagtgGTATAGACGTCTTTGGGAGAGCAGCTTCCTGTCTTGACTCCTAAACATTTTCTTGGTCATgccatgtttcaaaatggagggTTATATGTTGTATGAAACTGCAAGCTCATTGGTCAAAGACCCTCCTGGTCACATCTGTGGGTAGAAATGCTCATTGTGAGGTTTTGAAACTGGACTTCAGAAACCGATGAACGGCATCACAGTTGttatgttcatcttttataccGTCTATATTTTAAACGCAAAGCACAGAGACATTTATGGGAAAATACCACATGTCTGACAGCATCTATACTGATAAGGAGTAGGTGAGCCAAAGGACTGTGATGCCTACTTACCTAAACAACTCTACCTCATCCTCACCAAAAGGCCTGGCCTCATCCTTAGGCAGCATGCTGAGGTAAGCAGCTTTCATGTACACATACATGGCCTAACAGGGAGAACCATAAAGAAGGGATTCAGGCACTAAAATCTTCAAAATATTTGACGAGCAGGAAGATCATCCCGATCCTCTCCCAACATCATTTCTGTACCTTGGACCACCGACTCTCCTTGCTCAGCAGGTCAGCGTAGAAGTACGCCATCTTCCACGCACGCTTGTAGGTGAAACACCACATCAGCTCCCAGTAGCACATGTGGTGAAACTGCTTCCACGTCTGCTGGGCCTTACAGCCGTCTTCAAAGAGCGTCACCGCCTGTAAGCAGGGAGAGATGAAACTGAGGGGAAGAAGAATAAGCACAGTGACAAGGCGTTTGAAGTTGTGCATTAAATATTAACGCTAGGCACTGGTTTCTTGGAGCTCATTTGCTTAAAAACATAGCAATGCTACCACAGTAACCAACTTTTTTCCTCAAGAAGTGAAATTAAGTCATGTTATGGTCACATTTTCTGAAACACACCTCATCAATGTTCCCTTTGATTTCCTCAGTTCGGCCAGCGAAGAAGAGGAATATGGCTCCCTGGAAAGAGAGGGGGAAAATGTACAATTCTAAACacttgatttcagctcactgttaCTTTCTCATCTGTCTGCAAGCAGGCACATCCTACAGCAATCATTCTTGGCAGTGTTTGACCAAGACATGCACATTTTCCTTTGTATGCACTATCTGAGCTCTGAGTTTGTTCTCTGGGATGGGCTGTGAGTAAAAGGTGGAGCGGAAAGAGGGACTGAATTTACAAGAAGGTGAGTCAGGTGGAAGCAAgcggaggagagagagaaagatcgCGTGAGTGGAAGGTGGAGACAGTTTCAGGTCAAATCAATCAGGGTGCGGATggatgacaaaaacaaagaaacaatgcAAATACACGGAGGGACTCCTGAGAAAAATCACTGTGTGAAACTATGGCGTGGTGATACTACACgtttacaaacaacaaaaatctctGGCAATAATGAATgattctgttttgtctttatgGCCAAAATTTCCATTAGTTATGATAAATTTGTTCTCACCACATCTTATCCAGAGGATTTAAACCATCATACGGATCTTTCACTGCATTTGGAACCACAACTACAGCAAGTAGAGTTGGTCAGAGTTTAACAACATTACTTAAtgcaatttattttttgccatgTTCCAAGAGCTTAACAGCTGCTCTACTATGTGAATACAGCTGcgttcttccacttatccgattcagggttgcagtggggctggagccaatcccagctgtcatgagGAAGGAGGTGGGGTAGATCCTGGATAGGTCACCACACACAGAAAGATCTGAGCTGGCCAGTGGATTTGAATCCagggccttcttgctgtgagccaTTGCTGCTAACCACCACATTACTGTGTGACCCTCAACTAatttaaaatactgaaaaaaaaaaaactaagttaAAAATTCCCACTGCCCTCTGTCCCATCAGCTAACATCAAATCATGAAATCTTCACATTtaggatatttaaaaaaaaatgccagcatGTTTGCATTTTCCTTAAAAAATGATGTGATCATCAGAACAGTTGATGGTTCAAATCCATTTATTAATCAGCCAGTTGTCACTGTGCTGAGTACAATGCAGTCAATTTTGTAATAAAccaaaactgtaataaatagAAATGACCCTTTAATAAAGAACTCTGGTTGAATAGTATTGCCCTTCCATAAAGTTGGTGTGTTGATAATAAATAAGGAAGCAGTCAAATCTGAAGCAGAAAACCAACAGATTCTTCTCCAAGTACTTTGCTGGCAAAGTCAACATCTTTCCAATTCCAACACTCTCTTTATGCAAACACAGATGTATTTAAAGAGCAGCCAGTGCTGCTTCCAGTTACTAAAGACACGCTGGCACTGACAGGACTGCAAACAAGCTTgtgtttcccccccccccccccccctttctatTGATCAAACTGTCCCTGAGCCTAAAAGAGATTTTATTTCCGTGTACCTCACAACATGGACGCAAACCTGGAAGCTATCCTGTGCTGCGTTCCATAATACTAGAGCACTAGTCTGGTATCCACTTCATCCTTAATACACACTGGGTGTCAGTGGTTGGGTGATACTAACTTTAATAGATTTATCTGTCACCCTGTctttaaggcttttttttttaatgcttgaatcaTAGTTAAATATATGGTAGAAGCTCTGTGATGCAGTGACTACCTCGAGAGGTAGTACCATAGCTGCTGAGCTAACTGCTGAAACAGGCCAACTGGTCCCGATGGAGCCCCGAGCAGTTCAATAAAACAGCTTCAAACGTCTTGgactcatttttcattttatccatTTCGGTGAGACATTTGCAGGAGACTCGCACACAGTGGGCTAACAACATCAATACCAGACAGAAGGTCCTCGCTTTTGTATGAAGTGATTTATTCTG is drawn from Archocentrus centrarchus isolate MPI-CPG fArcCen1 chromosome 8, fArcCen1, whole genome shotgun sequence and contains these coding sequences:
- the LOC115784342 gene encoding tetratricopeptide repeat protein 39A isoform X2, which translates into the protein MSNGKEAKAAENSSEMTLKECLDECMEALDLFLNNHFNESLEKLRPRVNESMYHALIYATVLEMQAMMTFQHDDISNAGNTMKSAQEVCQRFRRKSSSLSNKSAGSSLSEVQLHAEVCYAECQLQRAALTFLQDENMVSFIKGGIKVRNSYLIYKELHSFIKSHTCLKGPSHIHLEGGIAFGIGAFNLTLSLFPPRILKVLEFAGFSGDKEYGLSLLHDGATGMNLRSMLCALLLLCYYTFLTFILGTGEGEVAEAERLLKPFRLRYPRGAIFLFFAGRTEEIKGNIDEAVTLFEDGCKAQQTWKQFHHMCYWELMWCFTYKRAWKMAYFYADLLSKESRWSKAMYVYMKAAYLSMLPKDEARPFGEDEVELFRQVPTLKQKIAGKSPPTEKFAIRKARRYKAACPVRLPVPVLEMMYMWNGFSMISKRPELTEGMMQTLVEAERTLLETPENEYTVDDRCVIHMLKGLCLKNQGLLQAAEECFNKVCSSEKKIRFDHYLVPNCLVELSLLYIDQGRRDDAIRILHKAKHRYKDYSMESRTQFRVHAALAKLKADPGEDDDTHL
- the LOC115784342 gene encoding tetratricopeptide repeat protein 39A isoform X1; amino-acid sequence: MSNGKEAKAAENSSSEMTLKECLDECMEALDLFLNNHFNESLEKLRPRVNESMYHALIYATVLEMQAMMTFQHDDISNAGNTMKSAQEVCQRFRRKSSSLSNKSAGSSLSEVQLHAEVCYAECQLQRAALTFLQDENMVSFIKGGIKVRNSYLIYKELHSFIKSHTCLKGPSHIHLEGGIAFGIGAFNLTLSLFPPRILKVLEFAGFSGDKEYGLSLLHDGATGMNLRSMLCALLLLCYYTFLTFILGTGEGEVAEAERLLKPFRLRYPRGAIFLFFAGRTEEIKGNIDEAVTLFEDGCKAQQTWKQFHHMCYWELMWCFTYKRAWKMAYFYADLLSKESRWSKAMYVYMKAAYLSMLPKDEARPFGEDEVELFRQVPTLKQKIAGKSPPTEKFAIRKARRYKAACPVRLPVPVLEMMYMWNGFSMISKRPELTEGMMQTLVEAERTLLETPENEYTVDDRCVIHMLKGLCLKNQGLLQAAEECFNKVCSSEKKIRFDHYLVPNCLVELSLLYIDQGRRDDAIRILHKAKHRYKDYSMESRTQFRVHAALAKLKADPGEDDDTHL
- the LOC115784342 gene encoding tetratricopeptide repeat protein 39A isoform X3, whose translation is MNLRSMLCALLLLCYYTFLTFILGTGEGEVAEAERLLKPFRLRYPRGAIFLFFAGRTEEIKGNIDEAVTLFEDGCKAQQTWKQFHHMCYWELMWCFTYKRAWKMAYFYADLLSKESRWSKAMYVYMKAAYLSMLPKDEARPFGEDEVELFRQVPTLKQKIAGKSPPTEKFAIRKARRYKAACPVRLPVPVLEMMYMWNGFSMISKRPELTEGMMQTLVEAERTLLETPENEYTVDDRCVIHMLKGLCLKNQGLLQAAEECFNKVCSSEKKIRFDHYLVPNCLVELSLLYIDQGRRDDAIRILHKAKHRYKDYSMESRTQFRVHAALAKLKADPGEDDDTHL